Below is a genomic region from Erigeron canadensis isolate Cc75 chromosome 7, C_canadensis_v1, whole genome shotgun sequence.
ATGCAAATTTTGACTTAGCACATAGTCCTGATTTAATAAGTTTTGACAATTGATTATATAACCGATATAATCAAATGAACTTCTGGATGAAAATCGGTGTTACTATGTTTTTAACAATCAAACTTCTTGTTATGCTTACTACTGAGCAAACAAAGTAAACTTGCAACAAAAAGTCACGGAATGTAAACAATCGAAGAAAATAGTAGCAATCAATTAGAAACAGATGGAGTAATAAAACCAGGACGGTTCTCTaaattgacttttttttcttttaatgattaTTTCAAATGTAAACAACCggagaaaataaacacaacaCATAAAGGGAAGAACTTGGTGCATCTTAATAGAACAGTTGATGAAGGAATATACATGTACCAGTTTCTGCTATCAGAACTCGTGCCTCTTCAGTAGGGAAACCACACACAGCTGGAGTTGGATGAAGTGAAGACAAGACATCAAACTGCATTAAGTGgacacatttatatattttacgaGTTTCAAGAGACAGAAACATGTGTTAATATTTCCATATGTTTAACTAATGCCTCCTTATTTAATATCTTGTATCTTCTCGGTCTAAGCCATACCTCATCATCTTCGCTTCTTAGTCTGCCTCTTATCCGAGCATAAAGATGTTGTACTCTTGTGAGTTTTCGTATTGTTTTTTCTGGCTCCACTAATATTGTTTTACATACACCCTACAGAAAATAATACATGCATTTTTTAAATTCTAATGGTACAGATTATATTAGCATTCTTAATCCAAACAGAATAAAGAAGGGTCACAGTACCCCAAACCCACCCACAAACTGCATGATAAATGATATTTCACATTACCTCTAGTTTTCTTCTTATGCACTCTCTCACTATAGAGAACTCCTGGTCATCCTTGGAGCTGCAAAACGGTAGGAAAAGAAAAGCTTGAGGGTTACAATGATTTGAAAACTGAAACTAATTAATAAAGATTGCAATTAACTGTATAGATGATGGCCAACTTTAGTACAAAAATTTTTATACAGGCAACCAACTTCGTATTCCCTATAAGAAACCTTCACACATCAAAACGCGTTACATCCTTTAATAGCAGATAACCAATTTCTCGGCATGGCCAAAGGTACCAATACCTCAATTTTACTTTGTAACCTCGATTTCTTTAAAGTTAATGGGATTTTATGGATTTCTATAGGGTGTAATAGTTTTTGTTTggccaaagaaaaaaaataacatgaaaTTGAAACTAGCCCAAAGTTGATTACCTCTTTACACAATTTTAAAGAGAGAAAATGATACACATGCACATTGCGGAGAAAACACAATGCATAGTAACAAAAAAGGTGATCAAAGCAATAACCTTGAAAGTAAATCAAGTGCTATCTGCAAATCCAGGGACTTTGAGTCACCTCTAGCTCGGGTTCCAGCCATTGCCTCACTGTAAATGTCGAGTTTTTTCCGATGAAAAAGTTGCTCTGGCTATTCATAAAGGTTCAAGTAAGTGATTAAGAGGACACCTAAACATGACATGCTTATCAGGTTCATGAAGTACTTAGCTGGATTGTGATCATGATTATTATAACCTTACGTAGTAAATAGTTGCACTTACAGTGTTTCCAATAAATGATGGTGCATCAGGAGGCTGAAGACAGAACTGGTAAGCATTTTCACCCTCGACCTACAATTGTCAGCGTAATATACTTTTCTGATCCAAGAAATCACATATAAAGCAGAAAGTAGTGATACGATGTCAAATGAAAGAACACCTGTAAAGTTGCCAACCATGTCAAAGGATCGATATCAGGAGATGTTCTTATCATGCTGCTACGTGCAAGCACAACCTAAAGAAGAAACATCAATATATTGAACTTTCATAAGTATTATCTTATTTTTTGGGACTAAAATATAACTTTAAGAGGTCACCATGAGAAGTATAAAAAAGTAAATCCACATCATCTATGAGAAGTACTGATATAATACCTTGGTTAGAGGTGATTTACTTTTGCTAATCATTTGCAATGCTCTGTTAACTCCAACATCCCAAAGTTTCTTACTAGGAACGTTATTGCTGCAGAGGATGGATGTATTAGGAACCTCTTTCCGTAACTTAACAATACTGGAGGAAACCTACATCAAAACATGCACGTTTTTATCAAAACCCTTCAACCTGCACTTCAAATGCAAAAGTTGGCAGGAGATGAACCTGCCGCATAGTCGCCCGAAGTGTGTGTACTGCCTTCTCAAATGTCCATGAAAGAGATTCATCCCAGGCAATTGTAGTAACTAGCATTGAACTATCCTCGAATTCATTAAACTCGACCTGCAATTTCATATACACCCATCATGAGTCACAAATACATGCTACACTAGGCCAACAATAAATAAGTTGTTTCCTTTACCTGTGGGATCATGAAGTAAAACGAACCAAAAGCTTCCCATTCAGATGATGTATTCGCTAATGCATCAAAACGAATAGCCCCATAAGCACGGATCAATGGGCACTTCTTAGAAAGGAACCTTCAAATTACATACTTAAATTTCAGATGTTTTCATAAACATATTGAAATTAAACGGAAAATTTGAAAGCATCTGGTTTAGGTGTGGACCAAATGGTTCAATAGTGAGACATATATTGCAAAGGTCTGTCTACCAACAAACTGAAGTTAATGTTACATAGATGAACATTAAAAATCAGTTGAAACTGCATACAGAATAGCTACTTCATGCTTAGTGGGCAAATGGCCCAACATTCTCCAACGATATATCtccatatatattaacaaactaTAAGATACCACCAACATGTAACTAACTATCTGAATGGCAATATCAATCCCGTCAAACGCGTTGTTTCAAGGCATCACACTTGATTTTGTTTGGCTCTAATTTCCCATACTCATAAATAATCATATCGCATCAGCAGAATACAAGTAGATCGATAGGTATTAAATTGCAATATAATCTTCCATTACAATTGTATGCTGTTATGTTTTCCAGATAACCTAatgtaaaaataagaaactctaACAAAGTACAAACACATCTGTTTCCAACTGAAGCTCTAACTTAAGTCCTTGAGTCCAAAAGCCCTACAATGTTTATAACTTAGCTGTTTTTACAATTTGTACcattttataagtttatatttattggTTTAAGCTATATATAGGCAAGtaattttatcttcttttttattgAACGTTCagattttataaaacttctggcGGCTTTTTGCCTGTTTTCCTGTtactttgttttttaaattgGAGAAAGAATCATGGAAATGATAGGTTACCGGAACATTGTGTTGAACACGTTATACATGTACAAATATTAAAACTTCAATAAACTCAATGTATTTCCTAACAAAAGAACAAATGCATTTAATCCTCGTTAAGTTAATCTAAAATAGATTTAATAGCCATTAATACTTACCATTTCAAATTAAATCATCTATACTACCAATGTGGGGTTAGCCCACTTGGTAGATGCTCTTGCCTCTTGGGGTAGAGACCAAGGTTCAATCCTTGGTAATGTGGTACTTTAGTATTAATTGGTTTAATTTAGTAGAATAGatatttgtaaaaaataatctaCACTACTCatactatgtaaaaattataaccccacATAAAAAGTTAAGAAACATGGGATACACGAATTGACCAAATtaccataaaataaattactacGGACCCTAAATATCAAATTACACTATCggtccattatattataaaatatttctgttaccctttttaaattaaacacatttacatcaattacctacatCATTTGACgttgtcaccaccatcaccatttGTCGCGCCATCACACCTCTGTTATCCCCTCCGTATTAtacgggtaccgtgctagtaaatacatattttttcatttttaagaaaCATTAAGTTCATTAATAACAACCTATCTCGTACAAGTTAGCAAAACCCAAACCCTCTGCTTACAATATGGGGGCAATAAGGAAAGTGAGTATAATAATACCTCTTGATAGAACGCCAATCATGGAGTGAAAAAGGGGTGAAATGGCGGAAGAAAACAGCTGAACCCAACCCTGCAACACTCACCAATGACGAAGAATTTCCGTTGTTGAAATTGCCATTGCCATTGCCATTATATTCATACGAATCAGATATTGTTGTTTTttgctttcttcttcttcttcttccagaGAAAAAACATTGAGGCAAATGATGATTATACTGTTGTTGACCACGTAACCAGTCTATTGCTTCTATCTCCTCTTCTATTGGAACCTTCAATTTTCAACCCAAATTTTAACTATTATTAACATTTACCATCAATAGTAGCGACATTgagaaacattttttttttttttaaatagttttgagagcttttaaattatgtattgaatacattttttttttgttctatcacatgaaatgttataaataaaaaaaaactcaaaaccatACATATTGCCATTTCTTCACAGTATACGAAAACGTGAAAATATTCATGTGATACGATACATAATTTGAAAGATCTCATAATCcttacataaaaaataattctCAAAATAATGAAAGTGTGAAAAGTGAATATTGAGAAAAGAATTGAAcccatattttttatatattaaaaaattgggGGGAAAAAATATGTGGCTATCATTTACCTAAGTTTCAGTACAGAACATCTCGcatccatttttttaaacaaatattcaaaaatttatatataaggaTCTATA
It encodes:
- the LOC122608011 gene encoding isochorismate synthase, chloroplastic-like isoform X2 — protein: MAATTTSHCIAHLIEPDLTKSNILGPTRHTVYTHCQRYNHVCSLSMNGCQVRDPRTPVGLTETRSFPAVSTPMMAMERLNSAVSELGSGPPEFGSGIIRLEVPIEEEIEAIDWLRGQQQYNHHLPQCFFSGRRRRRKQKTTISDSYEYNGNGNGNFNNGNSSSLVSVAGLGSAVFFRHFTPFSLHDWRSIKRFLSKKCPLIRAYGAIRFDALANTSSEWEAFGSFYFMIPQVEFNEFEDSSMLVTTIAWDESLSWTFEKAVHTLRATMRQVSSSIVKLRKEVPNTSILCSNNVPSKKLWDVGVNRALQMISKSKSPLTKVVLARSSMIRTSPDIDPLTWLATLQVEGENAYQFCLQPPDAPSFIGNTPEQLFHRKKLDIYSEAMAGTRARGDSKSLDLQIALDLLSSSKDDQEFSIVRECIRRKLEGVCKTILVEPEKTIRKLTRVQHLYARIRGRLRSEDDEFDVLSSLHPTPAVCGFPTEEARVLIAETGT
- the LOC122608011 gene encoding isochorismate synthase, chloroplastic-like isoform X1; protein product: MAATTTSHCIAHLIEPDLTKSNILGPTRHTVYTHCQRYNHVCSLSMNGCQVRDPRTPVGLTETRSFPAVSTPMMAMERLNSAVSELGSGPPEFGSGIIRLEVPIEEEIEAIDWLRGQQQYNHHLPQCFFSGRRRRRKQKTTISDSYEYNGNGNGNFNNGNSSSLVSVAGLGSAVFFRHFTPFSLHDWRSIKRFLSKKCPLIRAYGAIRFDALANTSSEWEAFGSFYFMIPQVEFNEFEDSSMLVTTIAWDESLSWTFEKAVHTLRATMRQVSSSIVKLRKEVPNTSILCSNNVPSKKLWDVGVNRALQMISKSKSPLTKVVLARSSMIRTSPDIDPLTWLATLQVEGENAYQFCLQPPDAPSFIGNTPEQLFHRKKLDIYSEAMAGTRARGDSKSLDLQIALDLLSSSKDDQEFSIVRECIRRKLEGVCKTILVEPEKTIRKLTRVQHLYARIRGRLRSEDDEFDVLSSLHPTPAVCGFPTEEARVLIAETEMFDRGMYAGPVGWFGGGESEFAVGIRSALVQKGLGALIYAGTGIVEGSSSSQEWDELELKTSQFTKLMKLEVLSLDIKKAMLSEK